CCGCGTCTCCCGCACCATCCCCGCGCCCGTCGGCGACCCCGACGGCGCCGCCCGCGCGATGATCTTCGACTCCGTCTACGACGCCTACCGCGGCGTGGTCACCTACGTCCGCATGATCGACGGCAAGCTCAGCCCGCGCGAGAAGATCGCGATGATGTCGACGCGCGCCACCCACGAGATCCTCGAGATCGGCGTCAGCTCGCCCGAGCCCACGCCCTCCGACGGCCTGGGCGTCGGCGAGGTCGGCTACCTCATCACGGGCGTGAAGGACGTGCGCCAGTCGAAGGTCGGCGACACCGTCACGACCGCCGCGCGCCCCGCGACCGAGGCGCTGCCCGGCTACACCGAGCCGCTGCCCATGGTCTTCTCCGGCCTGTACCCGATCGACGGATCCGACTACCCGGACCTCCGCGACGCCCTCGACAAGCTCAAGCTCTCCGACGCCGCCCTCGTCTACGAGCCCGAGACGTCCGTCGCGCTGGGCTTCGGCTTCCGCTGCGGGTTCCTCGGCCTCCTGCACCTCGAGATCATCACCGAGCGCCTGTCGCGCGAGTTCGGCCTCGACCTCATCACCACGGCGCCCTCCGTGATCTACGAGGTCACCAGCGAGGACAAGCGCACGGTCACCGTCACCAACCCGAGCGAGTTCCCGGGCGGCAAGATCGTGAGCGTCTCCGAGCCCGTCGTGAAGGCGGCCATCCTCGCGCCCAAGGACTACGTCGGCACGATCATGGAGCTGTGCCAGTCGCGGCGCGGGATCCTGCTCGGCATGGAGTACCTCGGCGAGGACCGGGTGGAGATCCGCTACACGATGCCGCTCGGCGAGATCGTGTTCGACTTCTTCGACAACCTCAAGAGCAAGACGGCCGGCTACGCGTCGCTCGACTACGAGCCCGCGGGCTCGCAGGAGTCCGACCTCGTGAAGGTCGACATCCTGCTGCAGGGCGAGCAGGTCGACGCGTTCAGCGCCATCGTGCACCGCGACAAGGCGTACGCGTACGGCGTGCTGATGACGGGCCGGCTCCGTGAGCTCATCCCGCGCCAGCAGTTCGAGGTGCCGATCCAGGCCGCCATCGGCGCGCGCATCATCGCCCGCGAGTCCATCCGCGCGATGCGCAAGGACGTGCTCGCCAAGTGCTACGGCGGCGACATCACCCGCAAGCGCAGGCTCCTCGAGAAGCAGAAGGAGGGCAAGAAGCGCATGAAGATGGTCGGCCGCGTCGAGGTCCCCCAGGAGGCGTTCATCGCCGCGCTCTCGGGCGACACGGAGAAGAAGGCCAAGTAGCCGCTCGGCCCTCACGCACGACGCGCCCCCTGCCTCTCGAGGCAGGGGGCGCGTCGCATGTCGGCTCAGCGGGCGAGGGCGTTCCGGCGTCGGCGGACGGCGGGGACGATGAGCAGCGCGAGCCCGGCTGCCAGGAGCGACCCCGTCAGCGCGATCAGCGGCACCGGGTCGGCACCCGTCATCGGCAGCCCCGTGCGGTGCGAGACGGCGACGGCGGTCCCGCCGGTGACCGAGAACGCGACGGCGGGGGAGGCCGCCGAGCGGATGTACCGCTCGCTGCGCTCGAGCGGGAGCAGGTGCGAGCCCACCGCGGTCACGGAGTAGCGGCCCGAGGGCAGGCCGGCGTCGATGGACCATCGACCGTCCGCGCGCACGTCGGCCGTCAGCTGGCGCGGCGATCCGCTGCCCGCGACCGTCACCAGGACGCGCGAGCCGGCGGTGCCGGTCCCCGTGAGGTGCACCCGGCCGGACACCTGCGCGTCCGCCGTCGGCGACGTGATGACCGGAGCGGCCGGCGCCACGGTGAAGGTCGGCCGCGCCTCCGCGGCACCGGCGGCCTGCTCGGCCTTCATGAACCAGATGCCGATCGGCAGGCGCTCGGTCGTGCTC
This is a stretch of genomic DNA from Clavibacter zhangzhiyongii. It encodes these proteins:
- the lepA gene encoding translation elongation factor 4; amino-acid sequence: MSPLATKALRPAATDPASIRNFCIIAHIDHGKSTLADRMLQLTGVVESRAMRAQYLDRMDIERERGITIKSQAVRMPWELEGRTYALNMIDTPGHVDFSYEVSRSLAACEGAILLVDAAQGIEAQTLANLYLALENDLTIIPVLNKIDLPAADPDKYAAELASLIGGDPADVLRVSGKTGAGVEELLDRVSRTIPAPVGDPDGAARAMIFDSVYDAYRGVVTYVRMIDGKLSPREKIAMMSTRATHEILEIGVSSPEPTPSDGLGVGEVGYLITGVKDVRQSKVGDTVTTAARPATEALPGYTEPLPMVFSGLYPIDGSDYPDLRDALDKLKLSDAALVYEPETSVALGFGFRCGFLGLLHLEIITERLSREFGLDLITTAPSVIYEVTSEDKRTVTVTNPSEFPGGKIVSVSEPVVKAAILAPKDYVGTIMELCQSRRGILLGMEYLGEDRVEIRYTMPLGEIVFDFFDNLKSKTAGYASLDYEPAGSQESDLVKVDILLQGEQVDAFSAIVHRDKAYAYGVLMTGRLRELIPRQQFEVPIQAAIGARIIARESIRAMRKDVLAKCYGGDITRKRRLLEKQKEGKKRMKMVGRVEVPQEAFIAALSGDTEKKAK